The following proteins are encoded in a genomic region of Burkholderia pyrrocinia:
- the infB gene encoding translation initiation factor IF-2: protein MASNNVAQFAAELKMPAGVLLEQLQAAGVQKASEDDALSETDKARLLDHLRKSHGATDGDKRKITLTRKHTSEIKQSDATGKARTIQVEVRKKRTFVKRDEVSDGAEQGQAQVAEADDDAELKRREEEARREAELLEKQAQELRERQERLEREEAERRAREEAAEAERRRAEEEAAAKRAAVEASTAQQQAAAQQAAAAEQAATSAKPAQDEATAQSAQDEARAAAERAAQREAAKKAEDAAREAADKARAEQEEIRKRREAAEAEARAIREMMNTPRKAMVKAVEPPKPVEPPKPAEAKGTLHKPAKPEGAQARPAVKKPAGAAPATTQAPAGAGDRNKKPGAGKGGWQDDASKRRGIKTRGDSSGGVDRGWRGGPKGRGRHQDSASSFQAPTEPIIREVHVPETVSVADLAHKMSIKASEVIKVMMKMGQMVTINQVLDQETAMIVVEELGHRAVAAKLDDPEALLVEGETGTDAEQLPRPPVVTVMGHVDHGKTSLLDHIRRAKVAAGEAGGITQHIGAYHVDTPRGVITFLDTPGHEAFTAMRARGAKATDIVVLVVAADDGVMPQTKEAIAHAKAGGVPIVVAINKIDKPDANLDRVKQELVAEGVVPEEYGGDSPFVPVSAKTGAGIDDLLENLLLQAEVLELKAPVEAPAKGLVIEAKLDKGKGPVATILVQSGTLNRGDIVLAGSAYGRVRAMLDENGKPTKEAGPSIPVEIQGLSEVPGAGEEVIVLPDERKAREIALFRQGKFRDVKLAKQQAAKLESMLEQMGEGEVQNLPLIVKADVQGSQEALVQSLLKLSTDEVRVQIVHGAVGGISENDVNLATASKAVIIGFNTRADAQARKLAEANGVDIRYYNIIYDAVDEVKAAMSGMLAPEKREVITGTVEVRQVFKVPKIGTVAGCMVTDGIVKRSSSVRVLRNNVVIFTGELESLKRFKDDVKEVKQGFECGMSVKNFNDVIEGDQFEVFEVTEVARTL, encoded by the coding sequence ATGGCGAGTAACAACGTAGCCCAATTTGCCGCGGAACTGAAAATGCCTGCTGGTGTGCTGCTCGAACAGCTGCAGGCAGCGGGCGTCCAGAAAGCGAGTGAAGACGACGCGCTGTCCGAAACGGACAAGGCGCGTCTGCTCGATCATTTGCGCAAGTCGCACGGCGCAACCGACGGCGACAAGCGCAAGATCACGCTGACCCGCAAGCATACGTCGGAGATCAAGCAATCTGACGCGACGGGCAAGGCTCGCACCATTCAGGTCGAGGTCCGCAAGAAGCGCACGTTCGTCAAGCGCGACGAAGTGAGCGACGGTGCGGAACAGGGTCAGGCGCAGGTCGCCGAAGCGGACGACGATGCGGAACTGAAGCGTCGCGAGGAAGAGGCGCGCCGCGAGGCCGAGCTGCTCGAGAAGCAGGCGCAGGAACTGCGCGAGCGCCAGGAACGCCTCGAGCGCGAGGAAGCCGAACGTCGCGCCCGCGAGGAAGCGGCCGAAGCCGAGCGCCGTCGCGCCGAGGAAGAAGCGGCGGCGAAGCGTGCCGCGGTCGAAGCCTCTACGGCACAGCAGCAGGCGGCAGCGCAGCAAGCCGCCGCGGCCGAGCAGGCAGCGACGAGTGCGAAGCCTGCGCAGGACGAAGCGACTGCGCAGTCCGCGCAGGACGAAGCACGCGCAGCCGCCGAACGTGCGGCGCAGCGCGAAGCGGCGAAGAAGGCTGAAGACGCTGCCCGCGAGGCGGCGGACAAGGCGCGTGCCGAGCAGGAAGAAATTCGCAAGCGTCGCGAGGCGGCAGAAGCCGAAGCGCGCGCGATCCGCGAAATGATGAACACGCCGCGCAAGGCCATGGTCAAGGCAGTTGAGCCGCCGAAGCCGGTCGAGCCGCCGAAGCCGGCCGAAGCGAAGGGCACGCTGCACAAGCCAGCGAAGCCCGAAGGCGCGCAGGCGCGTCCGGCTGTGAAGAAGCCGGCCGGTGCTGCACCGGCAACGACGCAGGCGCCGGCAGGCGCGGGCGACCGCAACAAGAAGCCGGGCGCAGGCAAGGGCGGCTGGCAGGACGACGCGTCGAAGCGTCGCGGCATCAAGACGCGCGGCGACTCGAGCGGCGGCGTCGACCGCGGCTGGCGCGGCGGCCCGAAGGGTCGTGGCCGTCATCAGGACAGCGCATCGTCGTTCCAGGCGCCGACCGAACCGATCATCCGTGAAGTGCACGTGCCGGAAACCGTTTCGGTTGCCGATCTCGCGCACAAGATGTCGATCAAGGCCTCCGAAGTCATCAAGGTGATGATGAAGATGGGCCAGATGGTCACGATCAACCAGGTGCTGGACCAGGAAACGGCGATGATCGTCGTCGAGGAACTGGGCCACCGTGCGGTTGCCGCGAAGCTGGACGATCCGGAAGCGCTGCTCGTCGAAGGCGAAACCGGTACCGATGCGGAGCAACTGCCGCGTCCGCCGGTCGTCACGGTGATGGGTCACGTCGACCACGGCAAGACCTCGCTGCTCGACCACATCCGCCGCGCGAAGGTTGCCGCAGGCGAAGCGGGCGGCATTACGCAGCACATCGGCGCCTATCACGTCGACACGCCGCGCGGCGTCATCACGTTCCTCGATACGCCGGGTCACGAAGCGTTCACGGCAATGCGTGCACGCGGCGCGAAGGCGACCGACATCGTGGTGCTGGTGGTGGCGGCCGACGACGGCGTGATGCCGCAGACGAAGGAAGCCATCGCCCACGCGAAGGCGGGTGGCGTGCCGATCGTCGTCGCGATCAACAAGATCGACAAGCCGGATGCGAACCTCGATCGCGTCAAGCAGGAACTGGTCGCGGAAGGTGTCGTGCCGGAAGAATACGGTGGCGATTCGCCGTTCGTGCCGGTGTCGGCGAAGACGGGCGCGGGTATCGACGATCTGCTCGAGAACTTGCTGCTGCAGGCCGAAGTGCTGGAACTGAAGGCACCGGTCGAAGCGCCGGCCAAGGGCCTCGTGATCGAAGCGAAGCTCGACAAGGGCAAGGGCCCGGTCGCGACGATCCTCGTGCAGTCCGGTACGCTGAACCGCGGCGATATCGTGCTCGCGGGCTCGGCCTACGGCCGCGTGCGCGCGATGCTCGACGAGAACGGCAAGCCGACGAAGGAAGCCGGCCCGTCGATCCCGGTCGAAATCCAGGGTCTGTCGGAAGTGCCGGGCGCGGGCGAGGAAGTGATCGTGCTGCCGGACGAGCGCAAGGCGCGTGAAATCGCACTGTTCCGTCAGGGCAAGTTCCGTGACGTGAAGCTCGCGAAGCAGCAGGCCGCGAAGCTGGAAAGCATGCTCGAGCAGATGGGCGAAGGCGAAGTGCAGAACCTGCCGCTTATCGTCAAGGCCGACGTGCAGGGCTCGCAGGAAGCGCTCGTGCAGTCGCTGCTCAAGCTGTCGACCGACGAAGTGCGCGTGCAGATCGTGCACGGCGCGGTGGGCGGCATCAGCGAAAACGACGTCAACCTTGCAACGGCGTCGAAGGCCGTCATCATCGGCTTCAACACGCGTGCGGATGCGCAGGCGCGCAAGCTCGCGGAAGCCAATGGCGTCGACATCCGCTACTACAACATCATCTATGATGCAGTGGATGAGGTGAAGGCAGCGATGTCGGGCATGCTGGCGCCGGAGAAGCGCGAAGTCATCACCGGTACGGTCGAGGTGCGCCAGGTCTTCAAGGTGCCGAAGATCGGCACGGTCGCTGGCTGTATGGTGACGGACGGTATCGTCAAGCGCTCGTCGTCGGTTCGCGTGCTGCGCAACAACGTCGTGATCTTCACGGGCGAACTCGAATCGCTGAAGCGCTTCAAGGACGACGTGAAGGAAGTGAAGCAAGGCTTCGAGTGCGGTATGTCGGTGAAGAACTTCAACGACGTCATCGAAGGCGACCAGTTCGAAGTCTTCGAAGTGACCGAAGTCGCGCGTACGTTGTAA
- the rbfA gene encoding 30S ribosome-binding factor RbfA, protein MSRKRTSPNRNVQIADQIQRDLSELIMREVKDPRIGIVTIQSVELTPDYAHAKIYFTALTGDPAKTQEALNHASGHLHNLLFKRLHIHTVPTLHFHYDQTIEKAVEMSRLIKEANSTRAKDDDEADAPTKDD, encoded by the coding sequence ATGTCCAGGAAACGTACTTCCCCCAATCGCAACGTTCAGATCGCCGACCAGATACAGCGCGATCTGTCCGAACTCATCATGCGCGAGGTCAAAGACCCGCGCATCGGCATCGTGACCATCCAGAGCGTGGAGCTCACGCCGGACTACGCGCACGCGAAGATCTACTTCACGGCGCTTACCGGCGATCCGGCCAAGACGCAGGAGGCGCTGAACCACGCGTCGGGTCACTTGCACAACCTGCTGTTCAAGCGCCTGCACATTCATACGGTGCCGACGCTGCATTTCCACTACGACCAGACGATCGAGAAGGCCGTGGAGATGTCGCGTCTGATCAAGGAAGCGAACTCGACGCGCGCGAAGGACGACGACGAGGCCGACGCGCCCACCAAGGACGACTGA
- the truB gene encoding tRNA pseudouridine(55) synthase TruB → MTTAASQRPRVPRRPLDGVLLLDKPVGLSSNDALIRAKRLLLAKKAGHTGTLDPLASGLLPLCFGEATKFSQDLLEADKTYEATMRLGLRTATGDAEGEVIDTRPVECDRAAVEAALVRFTGEIVQVPPMYSALKRDGKPLYEYARAGQTVEREGRNVTIHVLDLLACALPDVTFRVTCSKGTYVRTLAEDIGEALGCGAHLTMLRRTGVGALTLEHAVTLDALSDADESARDAWLQPVDALLSTFPAVRLDDASAKRFLHGQRLPLSELGPIDAADGERVRVYDATRLLGVARKANGVLAPERLVVTAA, encoded by the coding sequence ATGACGACTGCAGCATCCCAACGTCCGCGCGTGCCCCGGCGCCCGCTGGACGGCGTCCTCCTGCTCGACAAGCCGGTCGGCCTGTCGAGCAACGATGCGCTGATTCGCGCGAAGCGCCTGCTGCTCGCAAAGAAAGCCGGTCACACCGGTACGCTCGATCCACTGGCCTCGGGCCTGCTGCCGCTGTGCTTCGGCGAGGCGACGAAGTTCTCGCAGGATCTGCTCGAGGCCGACAAGACCTACGAAGCGACGATGCGTCTCGGCCTGCGCACGGCCACCGGCGATGCGGAAGGCGAAGTGATCGACACGCGGCCCGTCGAATGCGACCGGGCAGCGGTGGAGGCCGCGCTAGTGCGCTTCACCGGCGAGATCGTGCAGGTGCCGCCGATGTATTCGGCGCTCAAGCGCGACGGCAAGCCGCTGTACGAATATGCGCGCGCGGGCCAGACCGTCGAGCGCGAGGGCCGCAACGTGACGATCCATGTGCTCGACCTGCTCGCCTGCGCGCTGCCCGACGTGACGTTTCGCGTGACCTGCAGCAAGGGCACTTATGTGCGCACGCTGGCGGAAGATATCGGCGAGGCGCTGGGTTGCGGTGCGCATCTGACGATGCTGCGCCGCACGGGCGTCGGCGCGCTGACGCTCGAGCATGCGGTGACGCTCGATGCACTGTCGGACGCCGACGAATCGGCGCGCGATGCATGGCTCCAGCCGGTCGATGCATTGTTGTCGACGTTTCCGGCCGTTCGGCTCGACGACGCGAGCGCGAAGCGGTTCCTGCACGGCCAGCGTCTGCCGCTGTCGGAGCTCGGGCCGATCGACGCGGCCGACGGCGAGCGCGTGCGTGTCTACGACGCAACGCGGCTGCTCGGCGTGGCGCGCAAGGCGAATGGCGTGCTCGCACCGGAGCGGCTCGTCGTGACGGCTGCATGA
- a CDS encoding DHA2 family efflux MFS transporter permease subunit codes for MAQAPASYPPLQGGQLVLGTIAVSLAVFMNVLDTSIANVAIPTISGDLGVSSDQGTWVITSFAVANAISVPLTGWLTDRFGQVRLFLASIILFVISSWMCGLAPTLPFLLASRVLQGAVAGPMIPLSQSLLLSSYPRAKAPMALALWSMTTLIAPVAGPILGGWISDNYSWPWIFYVNIPVGIAAALATWSIYRTRESTVRRAPIDGVGLALLVLWVGSLQIMLDKGKDLDWFASTTIVALALIAIISFAFFVIWELTAEHPVVDLSLFRMRNFTGGTIALAVGYGLYFGNLVLLPLWLQTQIGYTATDAGLVMAPVGLFAILLSPLTGKFLPRTDPRYIATAAFLIFALCFWMRSRYTTGVDEWSLTLPTLVQGIAMAGFFIPLVSITLSGLPGHRIPAASGLSNFVRIMCGGIGTSIFQTAWDHRNNFHHAQLVEQTNVYNPTFNQAVTQMGNLGLTQNQAHGLINNLATQQAAQLGVNDLFYISAMIFVLLIGLIWITKPERAGGGDAGAAASAAH; via the coding sequence ATGGCACAGGCTCCTGCCTCCTACCCGCCCTTGCAGGGCGGGCAACTCGTCCTCGGGACGATCGCGGTATCGCTCGCGGTGTTCATGAACGTGCTCGACACGTCCATCGCGAACGTCGCGATCCCCACCATCTCGGGCGACCTCGGCGTGTCGTCCGACCAGGGCACGTGGGTCATCACGTCGTTCGCGGTCGCGAATGCGATCTCGGTGCCGCTGACGGGCTGGCTGACCGACCGCTTCGGGCAGGTCCGCCTGTTTCTCGCGTCGATCATCCTGTTCGTCATTTCGTCATGGATGTGCGGGCTCGCGCCGACGCTGCCGTTCCTGCTCGCGTCGCGCGTGCTGCAGGGCGCGGTCGCAGGTCCGATGATCCCGCTGTCGCAATCGCTGCTGCTGTCGAGCTATCCACGCGCGAAGGCGCCGATGGCGCTCGCGCTGTGGTCGATGACCACGCTGATCGCGCCGGTCGCGGGCCCGATTCTCGGCGGCTGGATCTCGGACAACTACTCGTGGCCGTGGATCTTCTACGTGAACATCCCGGTCGGCATCGCCGCCGCGCTCGCCACGTGGTCGATCTATCGCACGCGCGAATCGACCGTGCGCCGCGCGCCGATCGACGGCGTCGGCCTTGCGCTGCTCGTGCTATGGGTCGGCTCGCTGCAGATCATGCTCGACAAGGGCAAGGATCTGGACTGGTTTGCATCGACGACGATCGTCGCGCTCGCGCTGATCGCGATCATCTCGTTCGCGTTCTTCGTGATCTGGGAACTGACCGCCGAGCACCCCGTCGTCGACCTGTCGCTGTTCCGCATGCGCAACTTCACGGGCGGCACGATCGCGCTGGCGGTCGGTTACGGGCTCTACTTCGGCAACCTCGTGCTGCTGCCGCTGTGGCTGCAGACCCAGATCGGCTACACGGCGACCGACGCCGGCCTCGTGATGGCGCCGGTCGGGCTGTTCGCGATCCTGCTGTCGCCGCTGACCGGCAAGTTCCTGCCGCGCACCGATCCGCGCTACATCGCGACCGCCGCGTTCCTCATATTCGCGCTGTGCTTCTGGATGCGATCGCGCTACACGACGGGTGTGGACGAATGGTCGCTGACGTTGCCGACGCTCGTGCAGGGTATCGCGATGGCCGGCTTCTTCATCCCGCTCGTGTCGATCACGTTGTCCGGCCTGCCCGGCCACCGCATTCCCGCGGCTTCCGGCCTGTCGAACTTCGTGCGGATCATGTGCGGCGGCATCGGCACGTCGATCTTCCAGACCGCGTGGGATCACCGCAACAACTTCCATCACGCGCAACTGGTCGAGCAGACGAACGTGTACAACCCGACGTTCAACCAGGCCGTCACGCAGATGGGCAACCTCGGGCTGACGCAGAACCAGGCGCATGGCCTCATCAACAACCTGGCCACGCAACAGGCCGCGCAGCTCGGCGTGAACGACCTGTTCTACATCTCGGCGATGATCTTCGTGCTGCTGATCGGGCTGATCTGGATTACCAAGCCTGAACGCGCGGGCGGCGGCGATGCCGGTGCGGCGGCGTCGGCGGCGCACTAA
- a CDS encoding EmrA/EmrK family multidrug efflux transporter periplasmic adaptor subunit, whose product MSDPQQNAASAQSQNNGKRKRMMTLLVAVIVIAAIAYGLYYFLVARFHEGTDDAYVNGNVVQITPQVTGTVIAVKADDTQTVKAGDPLVVLDPADSQVSLQQAEANLAQTVRQVRGLFVNDDQYRAQVALRQSDLSKAQDDLRRRVAVAQTGAVSQEEISHARDAVRAAQASLDASQQQLASNRALTANTTIASHPNVMAAAAKVRDAYLTNARNVLPAPVTGYVAKRSVQVGQRVSPGTPLMSVVPLNAVWVDANFKEVQLKHMRIGQPVELTADIYGSSVAYHGKVIGFSAGTGSAFSLLPAQNATGNWIKVVQRLPVRIELDPKDLDKHPLRIGLSMQVDVDIKDERGDQLVNAPNTVYETNVFAKYGDEADAEIARIIAENTGSNASAPAAAKQSSAAKMM is encoded by the coding sequence ATGAGCGACCCTCAACAAAACGCCGCCAGCGCACAGTCGCAGAACAACGGGAAGCGCAAACGGATGATGACGCTGCTCGTCGCGGTCATCGTGATCGCGGCCATCGCGTACGGCCTGTACTACTTCCTCGTCGCCCGCTTCCATGAAGGGACCGACGATGCGTACGTGAACGGCAACGTCGTGCAGATCACGCCGCAGGTCACCGGCACCGTGATTGCCGTGAAGGCCGACGATACGCAGACGGTCAAGGCCGGCGACCCGCTGGTCGTGCTCGACCCGGCCGATTCGCAGGTCTCGCTGCAGCAGGCGGAAGCCAACCTCGCGCAGACGGTGCGCCAGGTACGCGGCCTGTTCGTCAACGACGACCAGTACCGCGCGCAGGTCGCACTGCGCCAGTCCGACCTGTCGAAGGCCCAGGACGACCTGCGTCGCCGTGTGGCCGTCGCACAGACGGGTGCCGTGTCACAGGAAGAGATCTCGCACGCACGTGACGCCGTGCGCGCCGCCCAGGCATCGCTCGACGCCTCGCAGCAGCAGCTGGCGTCGAATCGCGCGCTGACCGCGAACACGACGATCGCGTCGCACCCGAACGTGATGGCCGCCGCCGCGAAGGTTCGCGACGCGTATCTCACGAACGCGCGCAACGTGCTGCCGGCGCCTGTTACGGGCTACGTCGCGAAGCGCTCGGTGCAGGTCGGCCAGCGCGTGTCGCCCGGCACGCCGCTGATGTCGGTGGTGCCGCTGAATGCCGTCTGGGTCGACGCGAACTTCAAGGAAGTCCAGCTCAAGCACATGCGCATCGGCCAGCCGGTCGAGCTGACGGCCGACATCTACGGCTCGTCGGTCGCCTACCACGGCAAGGTCATCGGCTTCTCGGCCGGCACGGGCTCGGCGTTCTCGCTGCTGCCGGCGCAGAATGCAACCGGCAACTGGATCAAGGTCGTGCAGCGCCTGCCGGTGCGTATCGAGCTCGACCCGAAGGATCTCGACAAGCATCCGCTGCGCATCGGCCTGTCGATGCAGGTCGACGTGGACATCAAGGACGAACGCGGCGACCAGCTCGTCAACGCACCGAACACCGTCTACGAGACCAACGTGTTCGCGAAGTACGGCGACGAAGCCGACGCCGAAATCGCGCGCATCATCGCCGAGAACACGGGCAGCAATGCGTCGGCACCGGCCGCGGCAAAGCAGAGCAGCGCCGCGAAAATGATGTAA